In Janthinobacterium rivuli, a single genomic region encodes these proteins:
- the nosZ gene encoding TAT-dependent nitrous-oxide reductase, whose product MDSKKMDTTNDTPSSRRGFLGKSAALGLAGVTLGLAGCKEEAAAGGKSAAAPAAHHGTEIAPGQLDDYYAFISSGHSGEARVLGLPSGRTLKRIPVFNVDCMVGWGITNESKAIIGTKPDGTLKYITGDTHHVHGSYKNGTYDGRWLFINDKLHSRVARIRMDTMECDKITELPNVAGFHGLFPDKRDPVDQKIDYTTRVFCGAEFHIPLPNDGRDLDNPDKWGALFSCVSAETMEVMWQVRVDGNMDLCATSYDGKLAACNQYNVENAADLNGMMAAERDACVFLHIERVEALVKAGKFTTIGSSKVPVVDGRKAANADPKSAISLYVPVSKNPHGVNASPDGKYFVCSGKLSPTATVIELSKVLQWFDGNVKDPRDTVVAEPEIGLGPLHTAFDGRGNAYTSLFLDSQAVKWNVDAAIAQFKGDKNAKVIIEKLDVHYQPGHNYSSMGETREADGKYLNSGNKFSKDRFLPVGPLHPETEQLVDISGASMKLIADHTAYPEPHDGIIVRRDVVKTRQIHTMTDFPNAVTPENAGIERKGNKVHVRLMSQAPAFSMPVIKVKKGDEVTLTLTNYDKVEDLTHGCAIPTYNINFIVNPQETKSVTFKADHAGAFWLYCTHFCHALHLEMRSRFLVEA is encoded by the coding sequence ATGGACAGCAAGAAGATGGATACCACCAACGACACGCCGTCGAGCCGCCGCGGCTTTCTCGGCAAGAGCGCCGCACTGGGCCTGGCAGGCGTCACGCTGGGCCTGGCCGGCTGCAAGGAGGAAGCTGCCGCCGGCGGCAAGAGCGCTGCCGCACCGGCCGCACACCACGGCACCGAGATCGCGCCGGGCCAGCTGGACGACTACTATGCTTTCATCAGTTCCGGCCATTCGGGCGAAGCGCGGGTGCTCGGCCTGCCTTCCGGGCGCACGCTCAAGCGCATCCCGGTGTTCAACGTCGATTGCATGGTCGGCTGGGGTATTACCAATGAATCGAAAGCCATCATCGGCACCAAGCCCGACGGTACGCTGAAATACATCACCGGCGACACCCACCACGTCCACGGCAGCTACAAGAACGGCACGTATGACGGCCGCTGGCTGTTCATCAACGACAAGCTGCATTCACGCGTGGCGCGCATCCGCATGGACACCATGGAATGCGACAAGATCACCGAACTGCCGAATGTGGCCGGCTTCCACGGCCTGTTCCCTGACAAGCGTGATCCGGTCGACCAGAAGATTGACTACACCACCCGCGTGTTCTGCGGCGCCGAATTCCATATCCCGCTGCCGAACGACGGCCGCGACCTGGACAATCCGGACAAGTGGGGTGCGTTGTTCAGCTGCGTCAGCGCAGAGACCATGGAAGTGATGTGGCAGGTGCGCGTTGACGGCAATATGGATCTGTGCGCCACCTCGTACGACGGCAAGCTGGCCGCCTGCAACCAGTACAACGTGGAAAACGCCGCCGACCTGAACGGCATGATGGCGGCCGAGCGCGATGCCTGCGTGTTCCTGCATATCGAACGCGTCGAGGCCCTGGTCAAGGCAGGCAAGTTCACCACCATCGGCAGTTCCAAGGTCCCCGTGGTCGATGGCCGCAAGGCTGCCAACGCCGATCCGAAAAGCGCGATCTCGCTGTACGTCCCGGTCAGCAAGAACCCGCATGGCGTCAACGCCAGCCCGGACGGAAAATACTTCGTCTGCTCCGGCAAGCTGTCGCCGACCGCCACCGTGATTGAATTGAGCAAGGTGCTGCAGTGGTTCGACGGTAACGTCAAGGATCCGCGCGACACCGTGGTGGCCGAACCGGAAATCGGCCTCGGCCCACTGCACACCGCCTTCGACGGCAGGGGCAACGCCTATACCTCGCTGTTCCTCGACAGCCAAGCCGTCAAATGGAATGTGGATGCAGCCATTGCCCAGTTCAAGGGCGACAAAAACGCCAAGGTCATCATCGAGAAGCTGGACGTGCACTACCAGCCGGGCCATAACTACTCATCGATGGGTGAGACCAGGGAAGCTGACGGCAAATACCTCAACTCCGGCAACAAGTTCTCCAAGGACCGCTTCCTGCCAGTCGGCCCGCTGCATCCTGAAACCGAACAGTTGGTGGACATCAGCGGCGCCAGCATGAAGCTGATAGCCGATCACACTGCCTACCCGGAACCGCACGATGGCATTATCGTGCGCCGCGACGTGGTCAAGACGCGCCAGATCCACACCATGACCGACTTCCCGAATGCCGTCACGCCGGAAAACGCCGGCATCGAGCGCAAGGGCAACAAGGTGCATGTGCGTCTGATGTCGCAAGCGCCGGCGTTCAGCATGCCGGTCATCAAGGTCAAAAAAGGCGATGAAGTCACGCTCACCCTGACCAACTACGACAAGGTCGAAGATTTGACCCACGGTTGCGCCATCCCGACCTACAACATCAACTTTATCGTCAATCCGCAGGAAACCAAGTCGGTCACTTTCAAGGCCGATCACGCCGGTGCGTTCTGGTTGTATTGCACGCACTTCTGCCACGCCCTGCATCTGGAAATGCGTAGCCGTTTCCTGGTTGAAGCCTGA
- a CDS encoding NosR/NirI family protein → MLLAMLAPPIAAANIYDAELSSELLHGADLCAHAACRDVMPQAQRFSQRMGSPRYVQALDAGGKLVGYVFLSTDVVDIPAYSGKPVITLIGMDTAGIITGVRVIKHSEPILLAGIPESALLKFIGQYVGLRGDARLEIGRGGDGSVGLDAISGATVTAIAENQVISRSAYEIGRQVGIFTAAARPPARFTPLDERLNWGKLADEGSVGRLTITAREVGADSARGDYIDLYFGYLNTPTLGNSLLGEDNYQRLMRDLKPDEHAIFVIASGQTSFKGSGFVRGGIYDRIQVRQDPETYTFRDTDYLNLYHLQPGDVPQYRESGIFIVRSKHFNPAWPWTLTLLINQLDAKGAKTFTHYDQTYWLPARYLEGGHPKVVTARPAWQNIWLDRIAQIGFFVATLLFTAIWYARRDRLVRASTRKHKPLISWPRLVLWIISAGFIGFYLKAQPSITQIMTWLHSLIHQWRWELFLSDPFIFLFWWFIIITVLIWGRGLFCGWLCPFGSLQHLMLKLGSAIGLKRWQKLLPKPLHDKLRWLKYAIFFGLIGVSLFSMETAEHLAEIEPFKTTFLVGVWNRSWPFWLFIGAILGLSLFSERPYCKYLCPMGAGLALPGKFRLFGLKRKAECTSCHACAAGCGSHAIDSQGKIDQMECMLCLDCMVMYYDDHACPPLVKERKRRAAKGEALTRIGADGYFLTLDSLRSTLPSQGKEDA, encoded by the coding sequence ATGTTACTGGCTATGCTGGCGCCGCCCATCGCCGCCGCCAACATCTACGACGCTGAACTTTCCTCCGAACTGTTGCACGGCGCCGACCTGTGCGCGCATGCCGCCTGCCGCGACGTGATGCCGCAAGCACAGCGCTTCTCGCAGCGCATGGGTTCTCCACGCTATGTGCAAGCGCTGGACGCCGGCGGCAAGCTCGTTGGCTACGTTTTCCTGTCAACCGACGTGGTGGATATTCCCGCCTATTCCGGCAAGCCGGTCATTACACTGATCGGCATGGACACCGCAGGCATCATTACCGGCGTGCGCGTGATCAAGCATTCCGAACCGATCCTGCTGGCCGGCATACCGGAATCGGCGCTGCTCAAGTTCATCGGACAATATGTCGGCCTGCGCGGTGACGCCAGGCTGGAAATTGGCCGTGGCGGCGATGGCAGCGTGGGATTGGACGCGATCAGCGGCGCCACCGTGACAGCCATCGCCGAGAACCAGGTAATTTCCCGCAGCGCCTATGAGATCGGCCGCCAGGTCGGCATCTTCACTGCGGCGGCGCGGCCGCCAGCCCGCTTCACGCCGCTCGACGAGCGCCTCAACTGGGGCAAGCTGGCCGACGAGGGCTCGGTCGGCCGCCTGACGATCACCGCGCGCGAAGTCGGCGCCGACAGCGCACGCGGCGACTACATCGATCTCTACTTCGGCTACCTCAACACGCCGACGCTGGGCAACAGCCTGCTGGGCGAGGACAACTACCAGCGCCTGATGCGCGACCTCAAGCCGGACGAGCATGCGATCTTCGTCATCGCCAGCGGCCAGACCTCGTTCAAGGGCTCGGGCTTTGTGCGCGGCGGCATCTACGACCGCATCCAGGTGCGGCAAGATCCTGAAACCTACACCTTCCGCGATACCGACTATCTCAATCTGTATCACCTGCAGCCCGGCGATGTGCCCCAATACCGCGAATCGGGCATCTTCATCGTCCGCTCGAAACACTTCAATCCGGCGTGGCCCTGGACGCTGACGCTGCTGATCAATCAGTTGGACGCCAAGGGCGCCAAGACCTTCACCCACTACGACCAGACATACTGGCTGCCGGCCCGCTATCTGGAAGGCGGCCATCCGAAAGTGGTGACGGCGCGCCCGGCGTGGCAAAACATCTGGCTGGACCGGATTGCGCAAATCGGCTTCTTCGTCGCCACCCTGTTGTTTACCGCCATCTGGTACGCACGACGCGACCGGCTGGTGCGTGCATCGACGCGCAAGCACAAGCCTTTGATCAGCTGGCCGCGGCTGGTGCTGTGGATCATCAGCGCCGGCTTCATCGGTTTCTACCTGAAGGCGCAGCCCAGCATCACGCAGATCATGACCTGGCTCCATTCGCTGATCCATCAATGGCGCTGGGAGCTGTTCCTGTCCGATCCCTTCATCTTCCTGTTCTGGTGGTTCATCATCATCACGGTGCTGATCTGGGGACGCGGTCTGTTCTGCGGCTGGTTATGTCCATTCGGCTCGCTGCAGCACCTGATGCTGAAACTCGGTTCCGCCATCGGCCTGAAACGCTGGCAGAAACTGCTGCCAAAACCACTGCACGACAAGCTGCGCTGGCTGAAGTACGCCATCTTCTTCGGCCTGATCGGCGTATCCCTGTTCTCAATGGAGACGGCCGAACATCTGGCCGAAATCGAACCCTTCAAGACCACGTTTCTGGTCGGCGTATGGAACCGCAGCTGGCCATTCTGGCTCTTCATCGGCGCCATTCTGGGCCTGTCGCTGTTCAGCGAGCGCCCCTACTGCAAATACCTGTGCCCGATGGGCGCGGGCCTGGCGCTGCCCGGCAAGTTCCGTCTGTTCGGTCTGAAGCGCAAGGCAGAATGCACCAGCTGCCACGCCTGCGCCGCCGGTTGCGGCTCGCACGCCATCGACAGCCAAGGCAAAATCGATCAGATGGAATGCATGCTGTGCCTGGACTGCATGGTGATGTACTACGACGATCACGCCTGTCCACCGCTGGTGAAAGAGCGCAAGCGGCGCGCTGCCAAGGGCGAAGCGCTGACGCGTATCGGCGCCGACGGCTACTTCCTTACGCTCGACAGCTTGCGCTCAACGCTGCCGTCGCAAGGCAAGGAAGACGCATGA
- a CDS encoding nitrous oxide reductase accessory protein NosL, translating to MTIFHLRRSALAALATLALAACTYSATNLPAINPSDEAACALDGMLLRDFPGPKAQVRFADGKTSYFCDVKELLGEMLAPEQRRATSAFYVQDMGSANWQQPQGHWIGAHDALYVLGSKAQGSMGPAIASFSRQVDAEAFVRKEGGRVLRFKQITPALLNEASGAMPTHAMAH from the coding sequence ATGACTATTTTCCACCTGCGCAGGAGCGCGCTGGCCGCACTGGCCACCCTTGCGCTGGCCGCCTGCACGTACAGCGCCACCAACCTGCCAGCCATTAATCCGTCCGACGAAGCCGCGTGTGCACTGGACGGCATGCTGCTGCGCGACTTCCCTGGGCCGAAAGCGCAGGTTCGCTTCGCCGACGGCAAGACCAGCTACTTCTGTGACGTAAAAGAACTGCTCGGTGAAATGCTGGCACCGGAACAGCGTCGCGCCACCAGCGCCTTCTACGTGCAGGACATGGGCAGCGCCAACTGGCAACAGCCGCAAGGCCACTGGATCGGGGCACACGACGCGCTCTATGTATTAGGCAGCAAGGCGCAGGGCTCGATGGGCCCGGCCATCGCCTCGTTCAGCCGGCAGGTGGACGCGGAAGCGTTTGTTCGCAAGGAAGGCGGCCGCGTGCTGCGCTTCAAGCAGATCACGCCGGCCCTGCTGAACGAAGCCAGCGGCGCCATGCCGACGCACGCCATGGCGCATTGA
- a CDS encoding ABC transporter permease, whose product MRARIEWRQVGVLAAKEWRDRLRNRWVLAVALVFAFFALAIAYFGAAQQGQVGFHGIDATIASLSSLVIYLVPLIALILGYDAIVGERERGALELLLSMPVTPLEVLLGKYLGLAAALTSATAIGFGAGLLPLFSQLTVAEGWRYAQFVASAVLMGLAFLSIAMLVSVSTRDRVRASGIALALWFLFVLVFDLLLMGVMVLSQGQLGSGLFAAMLMLNPADVFRLLNVFSSDQAQAMYGLATVMPQGWTHPALLSGVMLAWIFLPFSIALRRFS is encoded by the coding sequence ATGCGCGCACGCATTGAATGGCGCCAGGTCGGCGTGCTGGCCGCAAAAGAATGGCGTGACCGGCTGCGCAACCGCTGGGTGCTGGCCGTGGCGCTGGTGTTTGCCTTCTTCGCGCTGGCCATCGCCTACTTCGGCGCAGCCCAGCAGGGACAGGTTGGTTTCCACGGCATCGACGCCACCATCGCCAGCCTGTCCAGCCTGGTGATCTATCTGGTGCCGCTGATCGCCCTGATACTCGGCTATGACGCGATTGTCGGCGAGCGCGAGCGCGGTGCGCTGGAACTGCTGCTGTCGATGCCGGTGACGCCGCTGGAAGTGCTGCTCGGTAAATATCTCGGCCTGGCGGCGGCGCTCACCAGCGCCACCGCGATCGGCTTTGGCGCCGGCCTGCTGCCGCTGTTCTCGCAACTGACTGTGGCCGAGGGCTGGCGCTACGCCCAATTCGTCGCCAGCGCCGTGCTGATGGGACTGGCCTTCCTCAGCATTGCCATGCTGGTATCGGTCAGCACCCGCGACCGCGTCCGCGCCAGCGGCATTGCACTGGCGCTGTGGTTCCTGTTCGTGCTGGTGTTCGACCTGCTGCTGATGGGGGTGATGGTGCTCAGCCAGGGCCAGCTCGGTAGCGGCCTGTTCGCCGCCATGCTGATGCTGAACCCGGCCGACGTATTTCGCCTGCTGAACGTGTTCAGCTCGGACCAGGCGCAAGCCATGTATGGCCTGGCCACCGTGATGCCGCAAGGCTGGACCCACCCGGCGCTGCTGTCGGGCGTGATGCTAGCCTGGATTTTTTTACCGTTTTCTATCGCACTCAGGAGATTTTCATGA
- a CDS encoding nitrous oxide reductase family maturation protein NosD: protein MRTLVLAVILAGYGPGLAAAVLEVAPGTSINAAIASAQKGDTLLIAPGRYNEHVLVDKALTLQGRSHPTISGQGHGDTIRITAPDVTLIGLIVIDSGADLTAQNAGIYIVPGAHRVQINDCRLVANLFGIWLQGVDDARLLNNTITGRRDLQSAQRGNGIQVYDTRGARVTGNEISGTRDGIYVDVSRDAQFRHNRIHHVRYGTHYMNTNHSTWEDNEVYLSRAGLALMEVRSLTVRRNIAWGNTDHGIMLRTIQDSLIEDNVVAGNDRGFFIYDAEYNTLRHNLIINNRTGVHLSAGSSNNQVDGNDFIGNQEQVRFVAARDVEWGKQEGNYWSNYNGWDQNGDGQGDVAYEANDLVDRLNWQYPLLKLLGASPALQTLRFAARQFPLLRAPSVVDRHPRMRPLSQNWKKWNDITPRIEYN, encoded by the coding sequence ATGCGCACGCTGGTGCTGGCAGTCATACTGGCCGGCTATGGGCCGGGCCTGGCCGCCGCCGTGCTGGAAGTGGCGCCGGGCACGTCGATCAATGCGGCCATCGCCAGTGCGCAGAAAGGCGACACACTGCTGATCGCACCCGGCAGGTATAACGAACACGTGCTGGTCGACAAGGCGCTGACGCTGCAAGGGCGCAGCCATCCCACCATCAGCGGCCAAGGGCACGGCGACACCATCCGCATCACCGCCCCCGATGTCACCCTGATCGGCCTGATCGTGATCGACAGCGGCGCGGACCTCACTGCGCAGAACGCCGGCATTTATATCGTGCCTGGCGCGCATCGCGTACAGATCAACGACTGTCGCCTGGTCGCCAACCTGTTCGGCATCTGGCTGCAAGGCGTTGACGATGCGCGCTTGCTGAACAACACCATCACCGGCCGGCGCGACCTGCAATCGGCGCAGCGCGGCAATGGCATCCAGGTGTACGACACGCGCGGAGCGCGCGTCACCGGCAACGAAATCAGCGGCACGCGCGACGGTATCTATGTCGACGTCTCGCGCGACGCGCAATTTCGCCACAACCGCATCCACCATGTCCGCTACGGCACGCACTACATGAACACCAACCACAGTACCTGGGAAGACAACGAGGTATATCTGAGCCGGGCCGGGCTGGCGCTGATGGAGGTGCGCAGCCTGACCGTGCGCCGCAATATCGCGTGGGGCAATACCGATCACGGCATCATGCTGCGCACCATCCAGGACTCGCTGATCGAAGACAACGTGGTGGCCGGCAACGACCGTGGTTTTTTCATCTATGACGCCGAGTACAACACGCTGCGTCACAACCTGATCATCAATAACCGCACCGGCGTGCACCTGTCGGCCGGCTCCTCGAACAACCAAGTCGATGGCAACGACTTCATCGGCAACCAGGAGCAGGTGCGCTTTGTTGCCGCGCGCGATGTCGAATGGGGCAAACAGGAAGGCAACTACTGGAGCAATTACAACGGCTGGGACCAGAACGGCGACGGCCAGGGTGACGTGGCGTATGAAGCGAACGACCTGGTTGACCGTCTGAACTGGCAATACCCGCTGCTCAAGCTGCTCGGCGCCAGCCCCGCGCTGCAGACGCTGCGCTTTGCCGCGCGTCAGTTTCCGCTACTGCGCGCGCCAAGCGTAGTCGACCGCCATCCGCGCATGCGCCCGCTCTCACAGAATTGGAAGAAATGGAATGACATCACTCCCCGCATCGAATACAACTGA
- a CDS encoding ABC transporter ATP-binding protein — MTSLPASNTTEAAVSLRGIRHRYGALTVLQDVSFDIAHGAMFGLIGHNGAGKSTLFKLMLGLITPCAGTLHVLGQDAAEPAFRQTRRRVGYLPESFLTYDNLSGQEVLHFFADLKHIARAACAPLLDLVGLTHAAARPVQGYSKGMRQRLGLAQALLGEPDLIFLDEPTNGLDPQGIADFYAILRTAQDRGATIVITSHILAEIEHRVDQLLIMQSGTVAAQGTLKQLRTGTHAPRMLTITATIAPALQAGVRAALAALPLELALEAHGEQLHVRCARADKMAVLRQLAACADDIAIQESTLEQVFLGYGGTHARTH; from the coding sequence ATGACATCACTCCCCGCATCGAATACAACTGAAGCCGCCGTCAGCCTGCGCGGCATCCGGCATCGCTACGGCGCGCTCACGGTGCTGCAGGACGTCAGCTTTGACATCGCCCATGGCGCCATGTTCGGCCTGATCGGCCACAATGGCGCCGGCAAGAGTACGCTATTCAAGCTGATGCTCGGTCTGATCACGCCCTGCGCCGGCACGCTGCACGTACTGGGCCAGGACGCGGCCGAACCTGCCTTTCGCCAGACGCGCCGGCGCGTCGGCTATCTGCCGGAAAGTTTTCTCACCTACGATAACCTGAGTGGCCAGGAAGTACTGCACTTTTTTGCGGACTTGAAGCACATTGCGCGCGCTGCTTGCGCACCGTTGCTCGACCTGGTGGGCCTGACGCATGCCGCCGCGCGGCCGGTACAGGGGTACTCCAAGGGCATGCGCCAGCGGCTCGGCCTGGCGCAGGCTCTGCTGGGCGAGCCGGACTTGATCTTCCTCGATGAGCCGACCAACGGATTGGACCCGCAAGGCATCGCCGACTTTTACGCCATCTTGCGCACCGCGCAGGACCGCGGCGCCACCATCGTCATCACCTCACACATCCTGGCAGAGATCGAGCACAGGGTCGACCAGCTGCTCATCATGCAGAGCGGCACGGTGGCCGCGCAAGGCACGCTGAAGCAGCTGCGGACGGGTACCCATGCGCCCCGGATGCTGACCATTACCGCCACGATTGCGCCTGCGCTGCAGGCGGGCGTGCGCGCGGCGCTGGCCGCGTTGCCGCTGGAGCTGGCGCTGGAGGCGCATGGCGAACAGCTGCACGTGCGCTGCGCCAGGGCCGACAAGATGGCGGTGCTGCGCCAGCTGGCCGCTTGCGCCGACGACATCGCGATTCAGGAATCGACATTGGAACAAGTATTTCTCGGCTACGGAGGCACCCATGCGCGCACGCATTGA
- the lpxC gene encoding UDP-3-O-acyl-N-acetylglucosamine deacetylase, producing the protein MLKQRTIKQQVRTIGVGLHSGTKVELILRPAAIDTGIVFRRIDLDPIVEFPASAMAVGDTRMASVLIKDGARVSTVEHLMSAAAGLGVDNMVIDVNAEEIPIMDGSASSFVYLLQQAGVEEQSAPKKFIKVIKPVEVRHGKGDAEKWARLSPYDGFKLDFFIEFNHPAVDGTMQRASVDFGDVSYVHDVARARTFGFMQDVESLRGMGLARGGSLENAIVMDEYRILNADGLRYEDEFVRHKILDAIGDLYLVGHPLLAYYTAHKSGHALNNQLLLALLEQPDAYEIVSFATNEAAPQSYLRQMEREWSLT; encoded by the coding sequence ATGTTAAAACAACGCACCATCAAACAACAGGTCCGCACCATCGGTGTCGGTTTGCACTCCGGCACCAAGGTCGAGCTGATCCTGCGTCCTGCCGCGATCGACACGGGCATCGTGTTTCGCCGCATCGACCTCGATCCCATCGTCGAGTTTCCCGCCAGCGCGATGGCCGTGGGCGATACGCGCATGGCTTCCGTGCTGATCAAGGATGGCGCCAGGGTGTCTACCGTGGAACATCTGATGTCGGCCGCGGCGGGCCTGGGCGTCGACAATATGGTTATCGACGTGAATGCGGAAGAAATTCCCATCATGGACGGTTCCGCCTCGTCCTTCGTCTACCTGCTGCAGCAGGCTGGCGTGGAAGAGCAGTCGGCGCCGAAGAAATTCATCAAGGTCATCAAGCCCGTGGAAGTGCGTCACGGCAAGGGCGACGCGGAGAAATGGGCGCGTTTGTCGCCGTACGACGGCTTCAAGCTCGATTTTTTTATTGAATTCAACCATCCGGCCGTCGATGGCACGATGCAGCGCGCCTCGGTCGATTTTGGCGACGTGTCTTACGTGCACGACGTGGCGCGCGCACGCACCTTTGGTTTCATGCAGGACGTGGAAAGCTTGCGCGGCATGGGCCTGGCCCGTGGCGGTTCGCTGGAAAACGCCATCGTCATGGACGAGTACCGCATCCTCAACGCCGACGGCTTGCGCTATGAAGACGAGTTCGTGCGCCACAAGATCCTCGACGCCATCGGCGACCTGTACCTGGTGGGCCACCCCTTGCTCGCGTACTACACGGCGCACAAGTCGGGCCACGCGCTGAACAACCAGCTGCTGCTGGCGCTGCTGGAGCAGCCCGATGCGTATGAAATCGTGTCGTTCGCCACGAACGAGGCGGCGCCGCAATCGTATTTGCGCCAGATGGAGCGCGAGTGGTCGCTGACGTAA
- a CDS encoding DciA family protein, translating to MRTPTYSPAPRRGYGFARSGPAVTGATDFLRGNATMASLMPTVTRLAALQKDCAKALPAMFEHCDILQFEGGQLVLATPNAALAAKLKQQLPKLQGELERKGWQISGIKLKVQVIKSIAPIVHTRALVLPEKAMSALEELSTALPASKQNEQLIAALRNMVRHHREPKD from the coding sequence ATGCGAACTCCCACTTATTCTCCGGCGCCGCGCCGCGGCTACGGCTTTGCCCGTTCAGGCCCGGCCGTCACGGGCGCAACCGATTTTCTGCGCGGCAACGCCACGATGGCCTCATTGATGCCCACCGTCACGCGCCTGGCCGCCCTGCAAAAAGATTGCGCCAAGGCCTTGCCGGCCATGTTCGAGCATTGCGACATCCTGCAATTCGAGGGCGGCCAACTGGTGCTGGCCACGCCGAACGCGGCGCTCGCGGCCAAGCTCAAGCAGCAATTGCCGAAACTGCAAGGGGAACTGGAAAGAAAGGGCTGGCAGATTTCAGGCATCAAGCTGAAAGTGCAAGTCATCAAGAGCATCGCACCCATCGTGCATACGCGGGCGCTGGTCTTGCCGGAAAAAGCCATGTCGGCCCTGGAAGAGCTGAGCACGGCCCTGCCCGCGTCGAAACAGAACGAGCAATTGATCGCGGCGCTGCGCAATATGGTCCGCCACCACCGCGAACCAAAGGACTGA
- a CDS encoding DMT family transporter: MLIAVAMFSCMDTAMKLLSAHYPATQVTAMRSLSSLPLLCGYMLYRGAFKGIFRIRWPMHLLRAALGIAMLTTFAFGLKSLSLAEAYSIFFIAPALITALSVWVLKEHVGRGQWVAIGVGLLGVLVVLRPEGTGFLSLGGLAILVAAACYAVSAISARVLARTDSTEAMMFWLLTLMSVGAVTLAWHIWVPVRAEHGSILMVLALSGFFGQLAITKAFSTGKASIVAPFEYTALAWGVAIDWLLWQALPDRYTLLGAAIIIASGIYLVRREAVHVESEHP, from the coding sequence ATGCTGATTGCGGTCGCCATGTTCTCGTGCATGGATACCGCCATGAAGCTGCTGTCTGCCCATTATCCCGCCACGCAGGTCACGGCGATGCGCTCGCTCAGTTCGTTGCCACTGCTGTGCGGCTACATGCTGTACCGCGGTGCGTTCAAGGGCATCTTCCGCATACGCTGGCCTATGCACCTGTTGCGCGCCGCACTCGGCATCGCCATGCTGACCACCTTTGCCTTCGGGCTGAAGTCGCTGTCGCTGGCCGAGGCATATTCGATCTTCTTCATCGCGCCGGCTTTGATCACGGCGCTGTCGGTGTGGGTGCTGAAGGAGCACGTGGGCCGCGGGCAGTGGGTGGCGATTGGCGTCGGCCTGCTGGGCGTGCTGGTGGTGCTGCGCCCCGAAGGCACCGGCTTCCTGTCGCTGGGCGGGCTGGCGATTCTGGTGGCAGCTGCCTGCTACGCCGTGTCGGCCATCAGCGCGCGCGTGCTGGCGCGCACCGACAGCACCGAGGCGATGATGTTCTGGCTGCTGACGCTGATGTCGGTTGGCGCAGTAACGCTGGCGTGGCATATCTGGGTGCCTGTGCGTGCCGAACATGGCTCGATCTTGATGGTGCTGGCGCTGTCAGGCTTCTTCGGGCAGTTGGCGATTACCAAGGCCTTCAGCACCGGCAAGGCGTCAATCGTGGCGCCGTTCGAGTACACGGCGCTGGCCTGGGGCGTGGCGATAGACTGGCTGCTGTGGCAGGCGCTGCCGGATCGCTATACCTTGCTTGGCGCGGCGATCATTATCGCCAGCGGCATCTACCTGGTGCGGCGCGAGGCCGTGCATGTGGAAAGTGAGCATCCCTAG